Proteins from a single region of Flaviflexus salsibiostraticola:
- the sufB gene encoding Fe-S cluster assembly protein SufB — protein sequence MTQTRPEAGVGEPMTQEETIASIGNYKFGWHDSDEAGANARRGLNEDVVRNISAMKDEPEWMLERRLKALKLFDRKPLPMWGADLTDIDFDRIKYFVRSTEKQATSWEDLPEDIKETYDRLGIPEAEKQRLVAGVAAQYESEVVYHQIREDLEEQGVIFLDTDTALKEHPELFEEYFGTVIPSGDNKFAALNTAVWSGGSFVYVPPGVHVEIPLQAYFRINTENMGQFERTLIIADEGSYVHYVEGCTAPIYKSDSLHSAVVEIIVKKDARVRYTTIQNWSNNVYNLVTKRTVVEEGGVMEWVDGNIGSKVTMKYPAVYLMGEHARGETLSIAFAGAGQHQDTGSKMVHMAPHTSSSIVSKSVARGGGRASYRGLVQVMPEADHSKSTVLCDALLVDTESRSDTYPYVDVRVDDVEMGHEATVSKVSEDQLFYLMSRGMAEAEAMAMIVRGFVEPIARELPMEYALELNRLIELQMEGAVG from the coding sequence ATGACACAGACACGGCCAGAAGCCGGTGTCGGCGAGCCGATGACTCAGGAAGAGACGATCGCGTCGATCGGAAACTACAAGTTCGGCTGGCATGACTCTGACGAGGCGGGCGCGAACGCGCGCCGCGGCCTCAACGAGGATGTTGTCCGCAACATCTCGGCCATGAAGGATGAGCCGGAGTGGATGCTCGAGCGTCGCCTCAAGGCGCTCAAGCTGTTCGATCGCAAGCCGCTGCCGATGTGGGGTGCGGATCTGACCGACATCGACTTCGATCGGATCAAGTACTTCGTGCGCTCGACCGAGAAGCAGGCGACCTCGTGGGAGGACCTGCCCGAGGACATCAAGGAGACGTACGACCGTCTCGGCATTCCCGAGGCTGAGAAGCAGCGCCTCGTTGCCGGCGTCGCAGCCCAGTACGAGTCCGAGGTCGTCTACCACCAGATCCGTGAGGACCTCGAGGAGCAGGGCGTCATCTTCCTCGACACCGATACGGCCCTCAAGGAGCACCCGGAGCTGTTCGAAGAGTACTTCGGCACGGTCATCCCCTCGGGCGATAACAAGTTCGCGGCCCTCAACACGGCCGTCTGGTCGGGCGGCTCCTTCGTCTACGTCCCCCCGGGCGTCCACGTCGAGATCCCGCTCCAGGCCTACTTCCGCATCAACACGGAGAACATGGGCCAGTTCGAGCGGACGCTCATCATCGCCGACGAGGGCTCCTACGTCCACTACGTCGAGGGCTGCACGGCCCCGATCTACAAGTCGGACTCCCTCCACTCGGCCGTCGTCGAGATCATCGTGAAGAAGGACGCCCGTGTCCGCTACACGACGATCCAGAACTGGTCGAACAACGTCTACAACCTCGTCACCAAGCGCACCGTCGTTGAAGAGGGCGGCGTCATGGAGTGGGTCGATGGCAACATCGGCTCCAAGGTGACGATGAAGTACCCGGCCGTCTACCTCATGGGTGAGCACGCCCGCGGTGAGACACTCTCGATCGCGTTCGCCGGCGCCGGTCAGCACCAGGACACCGGCTCGAAGATGGTCCACATGGCACCGCACACCTCCTCCTCGATCGTCTCCAAGTCGGTCGCGCGGGGCGGCGGACGCGCCTCCTACCGTGGGCTCGTCCAGGTCATGCCCGAGGCCGACCACTCGAAGTCGACCGTGCTCTGCGACGCGCTGCTCGTCGACACCGAGTCGCGCTCGGACACCTACCCGTATGTCGATGTCCGCGTCGACGACGTTGAGATGGGCCACGAGGCGACCGTCTCCAAGGTGAGCGAGGACCAGCTGTTCTACCTCATGTCGAGGGGCATGGCAGAGGCGGAGGCCATGGCGATGATCGTCCGCGGCTTCGTCGAGCCCATCGCCCGCGAGCTCCCCATGGAGTACGCCCTCGAACTCAACCGCCTCATCGAGCTTCAAATGGAAGGAGCCGTCGGCTGA
- a CDS encoding non-heme iron oxygenase ferredoxin subunit — translation MTFQVACHESDVEPADVMQVTLDGVDLAIARDSDGSWHALDDQCTHGNVSLSDGDVEDGGIECWKHGSVFDLETGQPRSLPAVAPVAVYSIKVENGSVWVDIDRPLH, via the coding sequence ATGACATTTCAGGTCGCGTGCCATGAGTCGGATGTCGAGCCCGCGGACGTCATGCAGGTGACCCTTGACGGGGTCGACCTCGCCATCGCCCGCGACTCCGACGGCTCGTGGCACGCACTTGATGATCAGTGCACGCACGGCAACGTGTCTCTCTCGGATGGCGACGTCGAGGACGGCGGAATCGAATGCTGGAAGCACGGTTCGGTCTTCGACCTGGAGACGGGCCAGCCCCGCTCCCTCCCCGCCGTCGCACCCGTCGCGGTCTATTCCATCAAGGTCGAGAACGGCTCCGTCTGGGTCGACATCGACCGCCCTCTTCACTGA
- the sufC gene encoding Fe-S cluster assembly ATPase SufC, with product MSNLVIKNLHVSVETNEGDKPILHGVDLTINAGEIHAIMGPNGSGKSTLAYALAGHPKYTITEGEAYLDGENIVEMSTDERARAGLFLAMQYPVEVPGVTVSNFLRTAKTAIDGEAPALRTWVGELKESMKKLRMEDDFAQRDLNTGFSGGEKKRNEILQMELLKPKFAILDETDSGLDVDALRVVSEGVNRIHAETNVGVALITHYTRILQYITPDHVHVFANGRVVESGGPDLATQLEDEGYDRYL from the coding sequence GTGTCCAACCTCGTAATCAAGAACCTCCACGTCTCGGTCGAGACGAACGAGGGCGACAAGCCGATCCTCCACGGCGTCGACCTCACGATCAACGCCGGCGAGATCCACGCGATCATGGGACCGAACGGCTCCGGCAAGTCGACCCTCGCGTACGCCCTCGCCGGCCACCCGAAGTACACGATCACCGAGGGTGAGGCCTACCTCGACGGCGAGAACATCGTCGAGATGTCGACGGACGAGCGTGCACGCGCCGGCCTGTTCCTCGCCATGCAGTACCCGGTCGAGGTTCCCGGCGTCACTGTCTCGAACTTCCTCCGCACCGCGAAGACCGCGATCGACGGCGAGGCGCCCGCGCTGCGCACGTGGGTCGGCGAGCTCAAGGAGTCGATGAAGAAGCTCCGCATGGAGGACGACTTCGCCCAGCGCGACCTCAACACCGGCTTCTCGGGCGGCGAGAAGAAGCGCAACGAGATCCTCCAGATGGAGCTGCTCAAGCCGAAGTTCGCGATCCTCGACGAGACCGACTCCGGCCTCGACGTCGACGCGCTCCGCGTCGTCTCCGAGGGCGTCAACCGCATCCATGCGGAGACGAATGTCGGCGTTGCCCTCATCACCCACTACACCCGGATCCTCCAGTACATCACCCCGGATCACGTCCACGTCTTTGCCAACGGCAGGGTTGTGGAGTCCGGCG
- the sufD gene encoding Fe-S cluster assembly protein SufD — MTTNLSTDHSRATLTTDDPSFTQVVGTSRGDRSSSFALNDFAVPNGTEEDWRFTPVKELAPFFADELTGTKPLVTAEGVDLEVVSRDDARLGTIQAPGDRSSVVAWNSFDEAYVVTVAKDAKAEGLIKVEGQGGDPSALHFHIVAEENSQATVVLSHEGDGQVSETVEIDVKDGAQLTFVTVQEWEDEAIHLSNNRIRLGKDSAIRHIVVTLGGRIVRITTDGEYTATGGDMELLGAYYTDAGQHQEHRLFVKHAAPDCRSNATYKGALQGDGAHAVWIGDVLIEVEATGTDTYELNRNLLLTEGTKADSVPNLEIKTGEIEGAGHASATGRFDDEQLFYLRARGIPEDVARRLVVRGFFASLINQIGVPMIQDKLMAAIELELDQTMAGVQA; from the coding sequence ATGACGACGAATCTGTCTACCGATCATTCCCGGGCCACGCTGACCACAGATGACCCGTCGTTCACCCAGGTGGTCGGCACGTCGCGCGGCGACCGGTCCTCATCGTTCGCGCTCAACGACTTCGCGGTGCCGAACGGCACCGAGGAGGACTGGCGCTTCACTCCGGTCAAGGAGCTCGCGCCGTTCTTCGCCGACGAGCTGACGGGCACGAAGCCGCTCGTGACCGCCGAGGGTGTCGACCTCGAGGTCGTCAGCCGTGACGATGCGCGCCTGGGCACAATCCAGGCCCCCGGCGACCGCTCTTCGGTCGTCGCCTGGAACAGCTTCGACGAGGCGTACGTCGTCACGGTCGCGAAGGATGCGAAGGCTGAGGGCCTCATCAAGGTTGAGGGCCAGGGCGGAGATCCGTCCGCTCTGCATTTCCACATCGTTGCCGAGGAGAACTCACAGGCGACCGTCGTGCTCTCGCACGAGGGTGACGGCCAGGTCTCCGAGACGGTCGAGATCGACGTCAAGGATGGCGCCCAGCTGACCTTCGTCACGGTCCAGGAGTGGGAGGACGAGGCGATCCACCTGTCGAACAACAGGATCCGTCTCGGCAAGGATTCAGCGATCCGCCACATCGTCGTCACGCTCGGCGGCAGGATCGTCCGCATCACCACCGACGGCGAGTACACGGCCACCGGTGGCGACATGGAGCTGCTCGGCGCCTACTACACGGATGCGGGCCAGCACCAGGAGCACCGCCTCTTCGTCAAGCACGCGGCTCCCGACTGCCGCTCGAACGCGACCTACAAGGGCGCCCTCCAGGGCGACGGCGCACACGCCGTCTGGATCGGCGACGTCCTCATCGAGGTCGAGGCGACCGGCACCGACACGTACGAGCTCAACCGCAACCTCCTCCTGACCGAGGGCACCAAGGCCGACTCGGTGCCGAACCTCGAGATCAAGACCGGCGAGATCGAGGGCGCGGGACACGCGTCCGCGACGGGCCGCTTCGACGATGAGCAGCTGTTCTACCTGCGTGCTCGCGGCATCCCGGAGGATGTGGCGCGGCGCCTCGTCGTGCGCGGCTTCTTCGCCTCCCTCATCAACCAGATCGGTGTCCCGATGATCCAGGACAAGCTCATGGCCGCCATCGAGCTCGAGCTGGATCAGACGATGGCCGGTGTGCAGGCATGA
- a CDS encoding ABC transporter ATP-binding protein, which translates to MFHALEVDSLVMAYEGRRVVDDVSFAVSPGTIAAILGPNGAGKTTTVECCEGLRKPDEGSIRLLGRDRVADDEELRRRVGVMLQDGGLPQSPRAHAVLSHVSRLHANPRDVDELLEILGLAERGRTRVRHLSGGQRQRLALACALIGNPELVFLDEPSAGLDPASRRDMHALIRRLARGGTTVVLTTHLMSEAEALSDQVIVLRSGRVLADGPARDLLGGRSMWVEGGDAAAIQALLAAELPGFDYRAQGDQLEVSTREDATPAELAVLAGALDRLGLHSVSVALRPKSLEDLYFELVEAQ; encoded by the coding sequence ATGTTCCACGCTCTCGAGGTCGACAGCCTCGTCATGGCCTACGAGGGCCGGCGCGTCGTCGACGACGTGTCCTTCGCCGTCTCACCGGGCACCATCGCCGCCATCCTCGGCCCGAACGGCGCAGGGAAGACGACGACAGTCGAATGCTGTGAAGGTCTTCGGAAACCCGATGAGGGTTCGATCCGGCTGCTCGGCCGGGATCGAGTGGCGGACGATGAGGAGCTGCGCCGCCGGGTCGGCGTCATGCTCCAGGACGGAGGGCTCCCCCAATCCCCGCGTGCGCACGCGGTCCTCAGCCACGTGAGCCGACTTCACGCGAATCCCCGCGACGTCGATGAGCTCCTCGAGATCCTCGGACTCGCCGAACGCGGCCGGACGAGAGTCCGCCACCTGTCCGGTGGCCAGCGCCAGCGGCTCGCACTGGCCTGTGCCCTCATCGGCAACCCCGAGCTCGTGTTCCTCGACGAACCCTCGGCAGGACTTGACCCGGCCTCCCGCCGGGACATGCACGCCCTCATTCGCCGACTCGCCCGCGGCGGGACGACGGTCGTCCTCACCACGCACCTCATGTCTGAGGCTGAGGCCCTTTCCGATCAGGTCATCGTCCTGCGCTCCGGGCGGGTGTTGGCAGATGGTCCGGCACGCGATCTGCTGGGCGGTCGGTCCATGTGGGTCGAGGGCGGGGACGCCGCCGCGATCCAGGCCCTGCTTGCAGCCGAGCTGCCCGGCTTCGACTACCGCGCCCAGGGGGATCAGCTCGAGGTCAGCACGCGCGAGGATGCGACACCGGCTGAGCTCGCCGTCCTTGCGGGGGCCCTCGACCGGCTCGGTCTGCACTCGGTCAGCGTCGCGCTTCGCCCCAAGTCGTTGGAGGATCTGTACTTCGAGCTCGTGGAGGCCCAGTGA
- a CDS encoding helix-turn-helix transcriptional regulator, which produces MADVKEPESGTRETILQLIIERGPITAANLAQLLYLTPAAVRRHIGVLEEDELIEVHETLPTSRARRGRPARHYVATLEGQSILKNQYSAIAIDALDFIRDELGTDMVEAFATARVGELEERLRPEVDAAGDEPTQRAQALVKKLSDEGYAASLRTVGPRGYALQLCQGHCPVQQVAKRFPELCEAETEAFSRLLGVHVQRLATLASGDHVCTTHIPLLIQSRPAGTPSRAHATEGNQ; this is translated from the coding sequence ATGGCGGACGTGAAGGAACCTGAATCCGGAACGCGCGAAACGATACTCCAGCTCATCATCGAGCGGGGCCCGATCACCGCGGCGAACCTGGCTCAGCTCCTCTATCTCACCCCAGCCGCGGTGCGGCGACACATCGGCGTGCTCGAGGAGGACGAGCTCATCGAGGTGCACGAGACACTGCCGACGAGCCGTGCGCGGCGCGGCCGGCCCGCGCGCCACTATGTCGCCACCCTCGAGGGCCAGTCCATCCTCAAGAACCAGTACTCAGCGATCGCGATCGATGCCCTCGACTTCATCCGAGACGAGCTCGGCACGGACATGGTCGAAGCCTTCGCCACCGCGCGAGTCGGCGAGCTCGAGGAGCGGCTCCGGCCCGAGGTCGACGCCGCCGGCGACGAGCCGACACAGCGCGCACAGGCCCTTGTGAAAAAGCTCTCGGACGAAGGCTATGCGGCCTCCCTCCGAACCGTCGGCCCGCGCGGCTATGCTCTTCAACTGTGCCAGGGACACTGCCCCGTCCAGCAGGTCGCGAAGAGATTCCCTGAGCTGTGCGAAGCCGAGACCGAGGCGTTCTCCCGCCTCCTCGGCGTCCACGTGCAGCGACTCGCGACCCTCGCCTCGGGCGACCACGTCTGCACGACCCACATTCCACTGCTGATCCAATCCCGCCCCGCGGGGACACCATCGCGTGCACACGCAACGGAAGGAAATCAATGA